The Thermoflavifilum sp. genome contains a region encoding:
- a CDS encoding SCO family protein, whose protein sequence is MKRYLWLAGLGFFIICLFAGFYYFTFVHDNDKLPVVGNPGHVVGDFSFTDQTGKTFTAQDMNGKVSVVEFFYTTCPDLCPRMNANMDKIYEKFKHTPHFEILSYTVNPGHDTPPVLAKYAAQYGADPAVWKFLTGPASKTYSLAEHDYLIGAVDSAHVSGLFVHSQWWALVDQQRRIRGFYDGTNPQDIGKLEHDIHVLLKERS, encoded by the coding sequence ATGAAACGATATCTCTGGCTTGCGGGACTGGGATTTTTCATCATTTGCCTGTTTGCCGGATTCTACTATTTCACCTTTGTTCACGATAACGATAAACTGCCGGTGGTGGGTAACCCGGGGCATGTGGTAGGCGACTTCAGCTTTACCGATCAAACCGGAAAGACCTTCACCGCACAGGACATGAATGGCAAGGTGAGTGTAGTGGAATTTTTTTATACCACCTGCCCCGATTTGTGCCCGCGGATGAATGCCAATATGGATAAGATTTATGAAAAATTCAAACACACCCCGCATTTTGAGATTCTCTCCTACACCGTGAATCCCGGCCACGACACCCCTCCCGTACTGGCCAAATATGCTGCACAATACGGCGCCGATCCAGCTGTATGGAAATTCTTAACCGGGCCGGCCAGCAAAACCTACAGCCTGGCCGAACATGATTACCTGATTGGTGCGGTTGATAGCGCCCATGTGTCGGGACTGTTCGTACACTCGCAATGGTGGGCGCTGGTCGACCAGCAACGCCGCATCCGGGGCTTTTATGATGGTACCAACCCCCAGGATATTGGCAAATTGGAACACGATATCCATGTCCTGCTGAAGGAGCGCTCATGA
- a CDS encoding hydrogen peroxide-inducible genes activator codes for MNLQQLEYIVAVDECRQFVMAAEKCYVTQATLSMMIKKLEEELHTVIFDRSQQPIVPTPAGEKIIAQARLILSHVNKLKALVEEEKNGLQGECKLGIIPTLAPYLLPLFLHDFLKTYPHIKLRISELTTEEMIERIRKHQLDAGLMATPIEGNQLKEIPLFYEQFVVYQVKADRKYHKKYVLASDIDVNRLWLLEEGHCLRTQIINLCELKHKTRELHALDFETGSLEMLKKIVESTEGITILPELAVRYLSPHQKKWIRFFKPPAPVREISLVVHPHFARINMLNALKKSILSHIPEHMKSRKQKEIIPTTLSTAPSIED; via the coding sequence ATGAATCTGCAACAGCTTGAATATATTGTGGCTGTAGATGAATGCCGACAATTCGTCATGGCGGCAGAAAAATGCTATGTTACCCAGGCCACGCTGAGTATGATGATTAAAAAGCTGGAAGAAGAATTGCATACGGTGATATTCGACAGAAGCCAGCAACCTATTGTACCCACTCCCGCAGGGGAAAAAATCATTGCACAGGCTCGTCTGATTCTTTCGCATGTGAACAAACTCAAAGCGCTGGTAGAAGAAGAGAAAAATGGTTTGCAGGGTGAATGCAAACTTGGTATCATTCCCACGCTTGCGCCATATTTATTGCCGCTATTCCTGCACGATTTCTTAAAGACCTATCCACATATTAAATTACGAATTAGCGAATTAACGACAGAAGAAATGATCGAGCGCATTCGAAAACATCAGCTGGATGCAGGATTGATGGCAACTCCCATTGAAGGAAATCAATTAAAAGAGATTCCGTTGTTCTATGAACAATTTGTAGTTTATCAGGTGAAAGCCGATCGAAAATATCATAAAAAATATGTACTGGCTTCTGATATTGATGTAAACCGACTCTGGCTGTTAGAAGAAGGACATTGCCTGCGTACGCAGATCATTAATCTATGCGAGTTGAAGCATAAGACACGGGAACTGCATGCTCTGGATTTTGAAACGGGTAGTCTGGAAATGTTGAAAAAAATTGTGGAATCAACAGAGGGTATCACCATTTTACCGGAGCTTGCCGTTCGCTATTTGAGTCCACATCAGAAAAAATGGATTCGCTTTTTCAAACCACCGGCTCCTGTACGTGAAATCAGCCTGGTTGTCCATCCGCATTTTGCAAGAATCAACATGTTAAATGCCTTAAAAAAAAGCATTCTTTCCCATATTCCAGAGCATATGAAATCACGAAAACAAAAAGAAATTATTCCGACGACTTTATCAACAGCACCTTCAATCGAGGATTAA
- a CDS encoding TAT-variant-translocated molybdopterin oxidoreductase, whose amino-acid sequence MSEKKYWKGLEELYNTPAYQKTVRNEFREELPFGEIDALMKAKTPRRDFLKYLGFSITAATIAASCEIQVRKVIPYVNKPVDITPGVPNYYASTYAQDGDYCPIVVKTREGRPIKIEGNTSSSITRGGTSAMVQASVLSLYDTARLRYPMIQGKEATWEELDRAVMQGLASLGGAPIVLLTTTLMSPATEQLIQEFTQKYPGTRHITYDAVSYAGMLLANEACYGKRAIPSYHFENAKAIVSLGADFLGTWLSPVEFASQYAQTRKVKGKKADLSQHIQFESYMSLTGANADYRYAHRPSQLPAILLNLYNAVAQALGKPLLSNVPALEDQTLQKGVQRAAKLLASHPGQALVVCGANNPQAQIVVNGLNEMLGAGGKTIDWNAPVNYRKGIDSDMQQLVADMEAGKIGALLIYGANPVYDYYDGQRFAAALKKVKLTVSFNERRDETTVLCQYVAPDNHYLESWGDAEPKTGYYSFIQPTIFPIFKTRAFQESLLSWMGQTPDWHAYLMKFWEPRLGGLDAWEQALQNGVIEPKAVTLGGLPFKGDVQIAASLLAAAQPKTGELELVLYEKVGIRGGRWANNPWLQEMPDPISKCTWDNYVCISPALAWKLGISINRFNENDLNRPVARISAAGKDITLPVLVLPGMPKDVIAVAVGYGRSPEVGKAAGGVGKNVYPWVNLNSQNLTFEYYQPAATLTLTGETYPLAITQTHNSFEGRPIILETTQKQYNEDPGETTREQREERERYGGEQYATQGTLYPPIFDFPGLKWGMSIDLNSCIGCGACTIACQAENNVAVVGKDQVLAHHEMHWIRIDRYFSGDPENPQVVFQPMLCQQCDNAPCENVCPVAATNHSDEGLNQMIYNRCIGTRYCMNNCPYKVRRFNWRDWQGADSFADNLKDTADMNSDLTRMVLNPDVTVRGRGVMEKCSFCVQRLQDAKLAAKKAGRPLMDGEAMTACQQACPTQAIVFGNVHDPGAAISQLREENKETRLYYVLDDLHTLPNVNYLVKVVNKDPDDFYVEPVQHVL is encoded by the coding sequence ATGAGCGAAAAAAAATACTGGAAAGGATTGGAGGAGTTGTACAACACCCCAGCTTACCAGAAGACCGTCAGGAATGAATTTCGCGAAGAGTTGCCTTTTGGAGAGATTGACGCGTTGATGAAGGCCAAAACGCCTAGGAGGGATTTCTTAAAATATTTGGGGTTCAGTATTACGGCGGCCACCATTGCTGCCAGCTGTGAGATTCAGGTGCGCAAGGTAATTCCCTACGTCAATAAGCCTGTCGATATCACGCCCGGGGTCCCCAATTACTATGCTTCTACTTATGCACAGGATGGCGATTATTGCCCGATTGTGGTGAAAACCCGCGAAGGCAGGCCCATCAAGATTGAAGGCAATACTTCCTCTTCTATCACCCGTGGTGGAACCTCAGCCATGGTACAGGCATCTGTGTTGAGCCTGTACGACACCGCCCGGCTGCGTTATCCGATGATTCAGGGGAAAGAAGCTACCTGGGAAGAGCTGGATAGAGCCGTCATGCAGGGACTGGCAAGCCTGGGCGGCGCACCCATCGTGCTGTTGACCACCACCTTGATGAGCCCGGCTACCGAACAACTCATTCAAGAATTTACCCAGAAATATCCAGGAACCCGCCATATTACTTACGACGCTGTTTCTTATGCGGGGATGCTGCTGGCCAATGAGGCCTGTTACGGCAAACGGGCCATTCCTTCCTATCATTTCGAAAATGCTAAAGCGATTGTAAGTCTGGGAGCCGATTTTCTGGGAACCTGGCTTTCGCCGGTTGAATTTGCCAGCCAGTATGCGCAGACCCGTAAGGTTAAAGGTAAAAAGGCCGATCTCAGCCAGCATATCCAGTTTGAAAGCTATATGAGCCTCACGGGGGCCAATGCAGATTACCGCTATGCTCATCGGCCTTCTCAATTGCCGGCTATTTTATTAAACCTCTACAATGCCGTGGCACAGGCCCTGGGTAAACCTCTATTATCCAACGTGCCTGCATTAGAAGATCAGACATTGCAGAAGGGCGTTCAGCGGGCGGCCAAACTGCTGGCATCTCATCCCGGTCAGGCCCTTGTGGTATGCGGAGCCAATAATCCACAGGCGCAGATCGTGGTGAATGGGTTAAATGAAATGCTGGGTGCTGGCGGCAAGACAATCGACTGGAATGCGCCGGTAAATTATCGCAAGGGTATAGATTCCGATATGCAACAGCTGGTTGCAGATATGGAAGCCGGCAAAATTGGGGCGTTATTGATTTACGGAGCAAATCCCGTATACGACTATTATGATGGGCAACGATTTGCAGCTGCCCTGAAGAAAGTGAAGCTGACTGTATCTTTCAATGAACGGCGCGACGAGACTACTGTGCTCTGCCAGTATGTTGCTCCCGACAATCATTACCTCGAAAGCTGGGGTGATGCAGAACCTAAAACGGGTTACTACAGCTTTATACAGCCAACCATTTTCCCGATTTTTAAAACCCGTGCCTTCCAGGAAAGCTTGCTCAGCTGGATGGGTCAAACGCCTGACTGGCATGCTTACCTTATGAAGTTCTGGGAACCCAGGCTGGGCGGATTGGATGCCTGGGAGCAGGCTTTGCAGAATGGTGTGATTGAGCCCAAAGCGGTTACGCTTGGAGGGTTGCCATTTAAAGGCGATGTGCAAATCGCCGCTTCTTTGCTCGCGGCAGCTCAGCCCAAAACGGGCGAACTGGAGCTGGTGCTCTACGAGAAAGTGGGCATACGGGGTGGACGCTGGGCCAATAATCCCTGGCTGCAGGAAATGCCCGACCCCATCAGTAAATGTACCTGGGATAATTATGTTTGCATATCCCCTGCACTGGCATGGAAATTAGGCATTTCCATCAATCGATTTAATGAAAATGATTTAAATCGCCCTGTAGCTCGCATATCTGCTGCCGGTAAAGATATTACCCTGCCGGTGCTGGTACTGCCGGGTATGCCCAAGGATGTGATTGCCGTTGCGGTAGGTTATGGCAGAAGTCCTGAAGTGGGTAAAGCGGCTGGAGGCGTGGGTAAAAATGTATATCCCTGGGTAAACCTGAACAGCCAGAATCTTACTTTCGAATATTATCAACCCGCTGCAACACTTACCCTGACGGGTGAAACCTATCCCCTGGCTATCACCCAAACGCATAACAGTTTTGAGGGACGGCCCATTATTCTGGAAACCACACAAAAACAATATAACGAAGACCCGGGCGAAACCACTCGTGAACAACGCGAGGAACGGGAAAGGTATGGCGGTGAACAATATGCTACACAAGGCACCTTGTATCCTCCCATTTTTGATTTCCCGGGACTAAAATGGGGCATGTCTATTGACCTGAACAGCTGCATTGGTTGCGGAGCCTGTACCATCGCCTGTCAGGCCGAGAACAACGTGGCTGTGGTGGGTAAGGATCAGGTGCTGGCCCATCATGAAATGCACTGGATTCGCATTGATCGCTATTTTTCGGGCGATCCGGAAAATCCGCAGGTGGTATTTCAACCCATGCTTTGCCAGCAATGCGATAATGCGCCCTGCGAAAATGTATGTCCCGTTGCTGCTACCAACCACAGCGATGAAGGACTGAACCAGATGATCTATAACCGTTGCATTGGCACGCGTTATTGCATGAACAACTGTCCATATAAAGTGCGTCGTTTTAACTGGCGCGACTGGCAGGGGGCTGATAGCTTTGCGGATAACCTGAAAGATACGGCCGATATGAATAGTGATCTGACCCGGATGGTGTTGAATCCCGACGTAACCGTGCGCGGCCGTGGGGTGATGGAAAAATGCAGCTTCTGTGTGCAGCGGCTGCAGGATGCCAAGCTGGCCGCTAAAAAAGCCGGACGACCGTTGATGGATGGAGAAGCCATGACCGCCTGTCAGCAAGCCTGTCCCACCCAGGCCATCGTATTCGGTAATGTACACGATCCCGGAGCGGCCATCAGCCAGCTTCGTGAAGAAAATAAAGAAACAAGGCTCTATTACGTGCTGGACGATTTGCACACCCTGCCCAACGTTAATTATCTGGTGAAGGTGGTGAATAAAGACCCGGATGATTTTTATGTAGAGCCTGTACAGCATGTATTGTAA
- a CDS encoding c-type cytochrome, whose protein sequence is MSDLSYFGRTVKHLVICSLTACMFFLPLHHAFADAQKGKQLFQQNCAQCHNPLRDATGPALYGKENEVPGGRKWIYNWVHNSAAVIASGDKYAVNLFNQWNHVQMPPFPQLTTQDIDDILDYVKQVGDEAKQAAAAPASGGQQGAAPAPASNNNLLYGIITLVLAIVALILLQVNRSLNRMANEKEGIETPEPVPFYRNKTYIAIVSVVLFLMAGYFLTNAAVNIGRQQNYEPTQPIFYSHKVHAGINQINCLYCHAGAEKSKHAMIPSQNICMNCHMAINSYSGPQLYTPEGKPVDGTAEIQKLYSYAGWDPKQRKYVNAGHPIQWVKIHNLPDFVYFSHEQHVAVGKIQCQICHGPIQNMDVVYQFSDLSMGWCVNCHRTTKVHFTDNAYYSNIFMKYHEELKEGKIDSVTEAMLGGTECQRCHY, encoded by the coding sequence ATGAGCGATCTTAGTTATTTTGGGAGGACTGTCAAACACCTGGTGATTTGCTCCCTCACGGCCTGCATGTTTTTCCTTCCGCTTCATCATGCTTTTGCCGATGCCCAGAAAGGCAAACAGCTGTTCCAGCAAAATTGTGCACAATGCCATAATCCCCTGCGCGATGCTACAGGTCCGGCGCTTTATGGCAAGGAAAATGAAGTGCCGGGCGGGCGGAAGTGGATCTACAACTGGGTACACAATTCGGCTGCCGTAATTGCAAGTGGCGATAAATATGCCGTGAATCTTTTCAACCAGTGGAACCATGTGCAGATGCCTCCTTTCCCGCAGCTGACCACTCAGGATATTGACGATATTCTGGATTATGTCAAGCAGGTAGGCGATGAGGCCAAGCAGGCAGCGGCCGCCCCGGCATCAGGCGGCCAGCAGGGTGCAGCACCCGCCCCGGCATCGAATAACAACTTATTGTATGGCATCATCACACTGGTGCTGGCCATTGTCGCGCTGATTCTCCTGCAGGTGAATCGCAGCCTCAACCGCATGGCCAATGAAAAAGAAGGTATCGAAACTCCCGAACCGGTTCCTTTTTATCGGAACAAAACCTACATCGCCATCGTATCGGTCGTACTGTTTTTGATGGCAGGTTACTTCCTTACCAATGCGGCGGTGAATATCGGCCGTCAGCAAAATTATGAGCCCACGCAGCCTATATTTTACTCTCACAAAGTACATGCAGGGATTAACCAGATCAACTGTCTGTATTGCCATGCCGGGGCTGAAAAGAGTAAGCATGCCATGATCCCCTCGCAAAATATTTGTATGAACTGTCACATGGCCATCAACAGCTATTCCGGCCCCCAGCTTTATACTCCGGAAGGCAAGCCTGTAGATGGTACGGCCGAAATCCAGAAACTTTATTCCTATGCCGGGTGGGACCCCAAACAGCGCAAATATGTGAATGCAGGTCATCCCATCCAATGGGTTAAAATTCATAACCTGCCCGACTTTGTGTATTTCAGTCACGAGCAGCATGTGGCTGTGGGCAAAATCCAGTGTCAGATCTGCCATGGCCCCATCCAGAACATGGATGTGGTTTATCAATTCAGCGACCTGTCCATGGGCTGGTGTGTGAATTGCCATCGCACGACCAAGGTGCATTTCACAGACAATGCCTATTACAGCAATATTTTCATGAAATATCATGAAGAGCTTAAAGAAGGTAAAATCGACAGCGTAACCGAAGCTATGCTCGGTGGTACCGAATGTCAGCGTTGTCATTATTGA
- the metE gene encoding 5-methyltetrahydropteroyltriglutamate--homocysteine S-methyltransferase, which yields MLTHHLGYPRIGLHRELKWACEHYWAGKITADELMRTSHQVREANWSQQKVAGLDWITCGDFSLYDHVLDMCLMMDVIPERFRPLQDKDIPEIDLYFAMARGFQRNGWDIPAMEMTKWFDTNYHYIVPEFRRRQSFELHAEGLLEAYAAARQTGLFVKPVLIGPVSFLLSGKMSDSAGQSLDLMPELLPVYAQLLLQLQQAGATWVQIDEPFLVTDLTDRQRDAYREAYSYLHRACPDLKLLLATYFGGLDDALPLTMELPVQGLHLDLVRAPEQLQAALKLCPADRWLSLGIVDGRNVWKNDLTHSLSLIEQAITARGEDRILLAPSCSLLYVPYDLKLEEKVLPAAIKPWLAFARQKLEELVLLKKLCQPATHQQALRALLENQLILEQKHNSTLIHRPAVAQRIATLQESDTRRAHPFPIRQAGQKQVFQLPLLPTTTIGSFPQTPALRQLRAKWQRGEITNQDYEQAIQQAIREAIRFQEEIGLDVLVHGEFERSDMVEYFARQLEGFAFTEHGWVQSYGSRCVKPPILYGDVQRTHELSVRWIQFAQSLTRKPVKGMLTGPVTMLKWSFVRNDQTPEQTCYQLALAIRDEVQALEQAGIRIIQIDEPAFREGLPLRNREQQHYLQWAVKAFRIASSGVSDTTQIHTHMCYSEFNSIMPHIAALDADVITIEASRSNMDLLDAFARFSYPNEIGPGIYDIHSPRVPSVEEMVELLQKASRVIPIDRLWVNPDCGLKTRNWPEVKAALRNMVEAARRFRSAYASAPVSGPSH from the coding sequence ATGTTGACACATCATTTAGGCTATCCACGTATTGGCCTGCACCGCGAATTAAAATGGGCATGCGAACACTACTGGGCTGGCAAAATTACCGCAGATGAGCTTATGCGAACCAGCCACCAGGTGAGAGAAGCCAACTGGTCACAACAAAAGGTTGCAGGCCTCGACTGGATCACGTGCGGCGATTTCTCCCTGTACGATCATGTACTCGACATGTGTTTGATGATGGATGTAATTCCGGAACGCTTTCGCCCTTTGCAGGATAAGGACATTCCGGAAATAGACCTGTATTTCGCCATGGCAAGGGGTTTCCAGCGCAATGGATGGGATATTCCCGCCATGGAAATGACCAAATGGTTTGACACAAATTATCATTATATCGTACCGGAATTCCGTCGCCGGCAAAGTTTTGAACTACATGCCGAAGGTCTGCTGGAAGCTTATGCGGCAGCCCGACAGACCGGGTTGTTCGTAAAACCTGTCCTCATAGGACCCGTAAGTTTTTTGCTCTCAGGTAAGATGTCCGATTCCGCAGGTCAATCCCTGGATCTAATGCCCGAACTACTGCCCGTTTACGCTCAGTTGCTGCTGCAGTTGCAACAAGCAGGTGCAACCTGGGTCCAGATCGACGAACCATTTCTCGTTACCGACCTCACCGACCGGCAACGCGACGCATACCGGGAAGCCTATTCCTATTTACATCGGGCATGCCCTGATCTGAAGTTGTTGCTGGCAACGTACTTTGGTGGTCTTGACGATGCTTTGCCGCTAACCATGGAATTGCCTGTACAGGGGCTACACCTCGACCTGGTAAGGGCGCCGGAACAACTGCAAGCCGCACTGAAATTATGCCCTGCCGATAGATGGTTATCGCTGGGCATTGTAGATGGTCGTAACGTCTGGAAAAACGATCTCACCCACTCGCTGTCGCTCATTGAACAGGCCATAACAGCACGGGGCGAGGATCGCATCCTGCTGGCTCCTTCCTGTTCTTTGCTTTATGTACCCTATGACCTGAAGCTGGAAGAAAAGGTCCTGCCTGCCGCAATCAAGCCCTGGCTGGCCTTTGCTCGACAAAAGTTAGAAGAACTGGTCTTGCTTAAAAAGCTTTGCCAGCCCGCTACCCACCAGCAAGCACTCCGGGCGCTGCTCGAAAATCAGCTCATCCTGGAACAAAAGCACAACTCCACACTCATCCACCGGCCGGCCGTTGCGCAACGAATAGCAACACTGCAGGAATCCGACACACGCCGGGCACATCCTTTCCCCATCAGGCAGGCCGGGCAAAAACAGGTTTTCCAGCTGCCTTTGTTGCCCACCACCACGATAGGCTCTTTTCCGCAGACCCCGGCATTGCGACAGCTGCGGGCTAAATGGCAACGAGGGGAAATCACGAATCAGGATTATGAACAAGCCATCCAGCAAGCTATTCGCGAGGCCATTCGGTTTCAGGAAGAAATCGGGCTCGACGTACTGGTGCATGGTGAATTCGAACGCAGCGATATGGTGGAATATTTCGCCCGTCAGCTGGAGGGCTTCGCCTTCACCGAACACGGCTGGGTGCAGAGCTATGGAAGCCGCTGTGTGAAACCTCCCATCCTTTATGGTGATGTGCAGCGCACACACGAGCTTTCGGTGCGCTGGATTCAGTTTGCCCAATCGCTTACCCGAAAGCCAGTTAAGGGTATGCTCACCGGTCCGGTGACCATGTTGAAATGGTCGTTCGTGCGCAACGATCAAACCCCGGAACAAACCTGTTATCAGCTGGCCCTGGCTATTCGCGACGAAGTTCAGGCGCTGGAGCAGGCCGGCATTCGTATCATTCAAATTGATGAGCCTGCCTTCCGGGAAGGACTCCCGCTTCGCAACAGGGAACAACAGCATTATCTGCAATGGGCTGTAAAAGCCTTCCGTATCGCCTCCAGCGGAGTGAGCGATACCACGCAGATCCATACCCACATGTGCTATAGCGAATTCAATTCTATCATGCCACATATTGCCGCTCTGGACGCCGACGTAATCACCATTGAAGCCTCGCGTTCAAATATGGATTTGCTCGATGCCTTCGCCCGGTTTAGCTATCCAAACGAAATCGGCCCGGGTATCTATGATATCCATTCCCCAAGGGTGCCTTCAGTAGAGGAAATGGTAGAATTGCTGCAAAAGGCATCCCGGGTGATTCCCATCGATCGGCTCTGGGTGAATCCCGATTGCGGGCTAAAAACCCGCAACTGGCCTGAGGTTAAAGCTGCATTGCGCAATATGGTGGAGGCCGCCAGGCGATTCCGATCGGCATACGCGTCTGCACCGGTTTCCGGGCCATCACATTGA
- a CDS encoding phosphoribosylglycinamide formyltransferase gives MKQLVIMASGKGTNAANLIAYFNRNPIARVKAILCNVPHAGVIQVASEAGIPVILLEKNTFFNTSIYLDILKKMQPRLIVLAGFLWKIPASWIETFPRQIINIHPALLPKFGGKGMYGNRVHEAVLQAREAYSGITIHYVNEEYDAGDIIFQEKIKVEPHDTVETLAQKIHALEYTYYPQVIAGLLSQDLAVEKTS, from the coding sequence ATGAAACAACTCGTGATTATGGCCTCCGGGAAAGGCACCAATGCCGCCAACCTGATCGCCTATTTTAACCGCAACCCCATCGCCCGGGTGAAGGCGATTCTGTGTAATGTACCTCACGCAGGCGTGATCCAGGTGGCTTCGGAGGCCGGCATACCGGTAATTTTACTGGAAAAAAACACATTTTTCAACACCTCTATTTACCTGGACATTCTAAAAAAAATGCAACCCCGGTTGATTGTGCTGGCCGGATTTCTCTGGAAAATTCCGGCATCCTGGATCGAAACATTTCCCCGCCAGATCATCAATATTCATCCGGCTCTGCTTCCCAAATTCGGTGGAAAGGGCATGTACGGCAACCGGGTACATGAAGCCGTTCTGCAGGCCAGAGAGGCTTATAGCGGCATCACCATTCATTATGTAAACGAAGAATATGATGCAGGGGATATTATTTTCCAGGAAAAAATAAAAGTGGAACCCCACGATACCGTGGAAACATTAGCTCAAAAAATTCATGCCCTGGAATACACCTATTATCCTCAGGTCATTGCGGGTTTACTCAGTCAGGATCTGGCTGTAGAAAAAACTTCTTGA
- a CDS encoding GH25 family lysozyme has product MKYAAYRSFGPIHWIWIGILFILLVVVTRQVFRNRALVTDSLHHAVLPAGYSVIGIDISQYQRNIQWRLVRQDRIAGKPIRFVFIKATEGISRQDPLFATYWRQAHGAGFTCGAYHFFYATRDPMLQARNFENQVNLQPGDLPPVLDAEISNQQPDTVIRHTMRIWLEEIHRHYGVRPIIYTSLSFYRKYVKGYFDDYPLWIAQHRATSVPEDIKNWLFWQISDEACVQGIAGYTDLNIFHGDMQDFRQICIP; this is encoded by the coding sequence ATGAAATACGCTGCGTACCGCTCATTCGGGCCGATCCACTGGATATGGATAGGCATATTGTTTATCCTGCTGGTGGTGGTCACTCGCCAGGTGTTCAGGAACAGAGCCCTGGTTACCGACAGCCTCCATCATGCCGTGTTGCCTGCCGGATATTCGGTGATCGGAATCGATATTTCTCAATACCAGCGAAACATCCAGTGGAGGCTGGTCAGGCAGGATCGTATAGCCGGAAAACCAATCCGATTTGTGTTCATCAAAGCTACCGAAGGCATTTCCCGCCAGGATCCGCTCTTTGCTACTTACTGGCGACAGGCACACGGAGCAGGATTCACCTGTGGAGCCTATCATTTTTTCTATGCTACCCGCGACCCGATGCTACAGGCCAGAAATTTTGAAAACCAGGTGAACCTCCAACCTGGCGACCTGCCACCCGTGCTTGATGCCGAAATATCGAATCAACAACCCGACACGGTGATACGCCATACCATGCGCATCTGGCTGGAAGAAATTCATCGCCATTACGGCGTTCGACCTATCATCTATACCAGTCTTTCATTTTACCGGAAATATGTGAAAGGATACTTTGATGATTATCCACTCTGGATAGCTCAGCACAGGGCCACTTCAGTGCCGGAAGATATTAAGAACTGGTTGTTCTGGCAAATCAGCGATGAGGCCTGTGTGCAGGGAATAGCAGGATATACCGATCTCAATATTTTTCATGGAGATATGCAGGATTTTCGTCAAATCTGTATTCCCTGA
- a CDS encoding glycoside hydrolase family 172 protein has translation MKQLFVVVFFVFGCIIAASGQQPAQFNGLHMNMGNLFLLSDAQTRSISPENPTGEKGRGGMATLANGTAASAARDLGQGWKVNPFIRIQPGQVDTLALIQGPGAIQHIWMTATGYWRFEILRIYWDDEKTPSVEVPLGDFFCMGWNRYAPLQSLAVCVNPGSAFNCYWIMPFRKKCLITLENIGDETMTLYYQIDYALTKIPDDAAYFHAQFRHVNPNPYKQPYIVLDGVKGRGQYVGTYLAWGVHNNGWWGEGEIKFYIDGDQQFPTINGTGTEDYFCGSYDFENQQTHQYETFTSPYSGLCQVIKPDGLYQTQQRFGMYRWHIMDPIRFQHDLRVTIQDLGWRRNGTYLPQRSDISSVAYWYQTEPHAPFPPLPAREELEDD, from the coding sequence ATGAAACAGCTTTTTGTGGTTGTTTTTTTCGTGTTCGGATGCATAATCGCCGCATCGGGCCAGCAACCAGCTCAGTTTAATGGGCTCCACATGAATATGGGAAACCTTTTTCTGCTTTCGGATGCACAGACTCGATCGATCAGCCCAGAAAATCCGACCGGAGAAAAAGGTCGGGGCGGTATGGCCACACTGGCGAATGGTACGGCAGCATCGGCAGCACGTGATCTGGGGCAGGGCTGGAAGGTAAATCCATTTATTCGTATTCAACCGGGGCAGGTTGATACGCTTGCACTTATCCAGGGACCGGGTGCCATTCAGCATATCTGGATGACCGCTACAGGCTACTGGCGTTTTGAAATTTTGCGTATCTACTGGGACGACGAAAAAACCCCGTCCGTAGAAGTGCCGCTGGGAGATTTCTTCTGCATGGGCTGGAACCGCTATGCACCGCTCCAATCCCTGGCCGTATGTGTGAATCCCGGTAGTGCTTTTAACTGTTACTGGATAATGCCCTTCCGCAAGAAATGCCTGATCACCCTCGAAAATATCGGTGACGAAACCATGACGCTCTACTACCAGATTGATTATGCCCTGACGAAGATTCCCGATGATGCAGCGTATTTTCATGCGCAGTTTCGCCATGTGAATCCCAATCCATATAAACAACCCTACATTGTTCTGGATGGCGTAAAAGGCAGGGGTCAATATGTAGGCACCTATCTGGCCTGGGGTGTGCACAATAACGGGTGGTGGGGAGAAGGGGAAATAAAGTTTTATATTGACGGCGATCAACAATTTCCCACGATTAATGGTACGGGAACAGAAGATTATTTCTGTGGGTCTTATGATTTTGAAAACCAGCAAACGCACCAGTACGAAACCTTTACCTCGCCCTATTCAGGCCTGTGTCAGGTGATCAAACCCGACGGGCTCTATCAAACGCAGCAGCGATTCGGCATGTATCGCTGGCATATTATGGACCCCATTCGCTTTCAGCATGACTTACGGGTTACCATCCAGGATCTGGGCTGGCGTCGCAATGGCACGTATTTACCGCAGCGATCCGATATTTCTTCGGTAGCCTACTGGTATCAGACCGAACCCCATGCGCCTTTTCCACCCCTTCCTGCCAGGGAAGAACTGGAAGACGATTGA